The Arachis duranensis cultivar V14167 chromosome 2, aradu.V14167.gnm2.J7QH, whole genome shotgun sequence genome has a window encoding:
- the LOC107475322 gene encoding ERBB-3 BINDING PROTEIN 1 isoform X2 translates to MYKNVKRKIERGVAFPTCISVNNTVCHFSPLATDETVLEEGDILKIDMACHIDGFIAAVAHTHVLQQGPVTGRVADVIAAANTAAEVALRLVRPGRKNKDVTDAIQKVAAAYDCKIVEGVLSHQMKQFVIDGNKVVLSVSNPDTRVDDAEFEENEVYAIDIVASTGEGKPKLLDEKQTTIYKRAVDKSYHLKMKASRFIFSEISQNFPIMPFSARALEEKRARLGLVECVNHELLQPYPVLHEKPGDYVAHIKFTVLLMPNGSDRITSHALQELQPTKTIDDPEIKAWLALATKTKKKGGGKKKKGKKGAEAEPMEEEATNGATPQE, encoded by the exons ATGTACAAGAATGTGAAGAGGAAGATTGAGAGGGGAGTTGCTTTCCCAACTTGCATTTCTGTTAACAACACTGTGTGTCATTTTTCTCCACTAGCCACTGATGAAACTGTGTTGGAAGAAGgtgatattttgaaaat TGATATGGCTTGCCATATTGATGGATTTATTGCTGCCGTGGCGCACACTCATGTTCTGCAGCAAGGACCGGTTACTGGACGGGTGGCTGATGTAATTGCAGCTGCAAACACTGCTGCTGAAGTGGCCTTGAGACTTGTAAGGCCGGGAAGGAAG AACAAGGATGTAACTGATGCAATTCAAAAGGTTGCTGCTGCCTATGATTGCAAAATCGTTGAGGGTGTTCTTAGTCACCAAATGAAGCAATTCGTGATTGACGGAAACAAGGTTGTGTTGAGTGTATCTAATCCGGATACTAGGGTTGATGATGCTGAGTTCGAGGAAAATGAAGTTTATGCTATTGATATAGTTGCAAGCACCGGAGAAGGCAAG CCTAAGCTTTTGGATGAGAAGCAGACAACTATCTATAAGAGGGCTGTTGACAAGAGCTATCACTTGAAGATGAAAGCATCGAGGTTCATTTTCAGCGAAATTAGCCAAAATTTTCCAATCATGCCATTTTCTGCTAG GGCTTTGGAAGAGAAGAGAGCTCGGTTAGGTTTAGTTGAATGTGTGAATCATGAACTCTTGCAGCCTTATCCTGTTCTTCATGAAAAGCCTG GTGATTATGTTGCGCACATCAAATTCACGGTGTTGTTGATGCCAAACGGATCAGACCGCATCACATCTCATGCGCTCCAAGAATTGCAGCCGACCAAAACGATTGACGATCCTGAAATTAAGGCCTGGCTAGCATTGGCCACAAAGACAAAGAAGAAGGGTGgtggaaagaagaagaaag GTAAGAAGGGTGCTGAAGCTGAGCCCATGGAAGAGGAGGCAACAAATGGTGCCACACCCCAAGAATGA
- the LOC107475322 gene encoding ERBB-3 BINDING PROTEIN 1 isoform X1, producing MSEDEREEKELDLTTPEVVTKYKSAAEIVNKALQLVVSECKPKSKIVDICEKGDSYIREQTGNMYKNVKRKIERGVAFPTCISVNNTVCHFSPLATDETVLEEGDILKIDMACHIDGFIAAVAHTHVLQQGPVTGRVADVIAAANTAAEVALRLVRPGRKNKDVTDAIQKVAAAYDCKIVEGVLSHQMKQFVIDGNKVVLSVSNPDTRVDDAEFEENEVYAIDIVASTGEGKPKLLDEKQTTIYKRAVDKSYHLKMKASRFIFSEISQNFPIMPFSARALEEKRARLGLVECVNHELLQPYPVLHEKPGDYVAHIKFTVLLMPNGSDRITSHALQELQPTKTIDDPEIKAWLALATKTKKKGGGKKKKGKKGAEAEPMEEEATNGATPQE from the exons ATGTCGGAGGATGAGAGGGAAGAGAAGGAGTTGGATCTTACAACTCCTGAAGTGGTCACTAAGTACAAGAGTGCAGCTGAGATTGTTAACA AGGCTTTGCAGTTAGTTGTTTCAGAATGTAAACCAAAGTCTAAGATTGTAGACATTTGTGAAAAAGGGGATAGCTACATTAGAGA GCAAACCGGTAACATGTACAAGAATGTGAAGAGGAAGATTGAGAGGGGAGTTGCTTTCCCAACTTGCATTTCTGTTAACAACACTGTGTGTCATTTTTCTCCACTAGCCACTGATGAAACTGTGTTGGAAGAAGgtgatattttgaaaat TGATATGGCTTGCCATATTGATGGATTTATTGCTGCCGTGGCGCACACTCATGTTCTGCAGCAAGGACCGGTTACTGGACGGGTGGCTGATGTAATTGCAGCTGCAAACACTGCTGCTGAAGTGGCCTTGAGACTTGTAAGGCCGGGAAGGAAG AACAAGGATGTAACTGATGCAATTCAAAAGGTTGCTGCTGCCTATGATTGCAAAATCGTTGAGGGTGTTCTTAGTCACCAAATGAAGCAATTCGTGATTGACGGAAACAAGGTTGTGTTGAGTGTATCTAATCCGGATACTAGGGTTGATGATGCTGAGTTCGAGGAAAATGAAGTTTATGCTATTGATATAGTTGCAAGCACCGGAGAAGGCAAG CCTAAGCTTTTGGATGAGAAGCAGACAACTATCTATAAGAGGGCTGTTGACAAGAGCTATCACTTGAAGATGAAAGCATCGAGGTTCATTTTCAGCGAAATTAGCCAAAATTTTCCAATCATGCCATTTTCTGCTAG GGCTTTGGAAGAGAAGAGAGCTCGGTTAGGTTTAGTTGAATGTGTGAATCATGAACTCTTGCAGCCTTATCCTGTTCTTCATGAAAAGCCTG GTGATTATGTTGCGCACATCAAATTCACGGTGTTGTTGATGCCAAACGGATCAGACCGCATCACATCTCATGCGCTCCAAGAATTGCAGCCGACCAAAACGATTGACGATCCTGAAATTAAGGCCTGGCTAGCATTGGCCACAAAGACAAAGAAGAAGGGTGgtggaaagaagaagaaag GTAAGAAGGGTGCTGAAGCTGAGCCCATGGAAGAGGAGGCAACAAATGGTGCCACACCCCAAGAATGA